Below is a genomic region from Pontibacter deserti.
ACCTGGGAACTTGGCAATCCTGATGATGAAGTAGTAGGTATGCACTTTCACGGTCCCGCTGATCCAACAGAAAGTGCTGGTGTGCAGGAACCCATAGAAGGTTTTACGACTGAAAGTACAGGTTCATTCACAGACTCAACAGAACCGCTTACAGCACAGCAGGAAGCAGATTTAAAAGCCGGGCTTTGGTACATCAACATCCACAGCACAACTTATCCTACTGGTGAGCTGCGCGGTAACCTGTTAGAGGATTAATAAAACTCTACCACAGCAAAAAGGCCTTCTTCTGAAAAGAGGAAAGCCTTTCTTTTTAAGTATAACCGAAGCATGTACATTTGCACCTGTAGTTTATACTTATACTTTATGCAAACCTCAGAAACTGCTGCTGTAACCATACTTGATTTTGAACCCGAGCATGCTGCTAAATTCAGGGAGCTGAACGAAGAATGGATAACACATTACTTTGTAATGGAAGAAGCTGACCATAAA
It encodes:
- a CDS encoding CHRD domain-containing protein, translated to MKRTAIQMLRMLAVCGSLLAFTVACDEDDDDNLPVQDDLEFDDLELSGDNEVPQVESDGTGTFNGTYDDATNVLTYTVTWELGNPDDEVVGMHFHGPADPTESAGVQEPIEGFTTESTGSFTDSTEPLTAQQEADLKAGLWYINIHSTTYPTGELRGNLLED